A single genomic interval of uncultured Desulfobulbus sp. harbors:
- a CDS encoding [FeFe] hydrogenase, group A, with amino-acid sequence MKTTTATVTIDGRKIAIEGEKNLLELVRKAGIDLPTFCYHSDLSVYGACRLCLVEIEGRGILGACSTPPEKGMVIRTNTQELREIRKISIELLLANHDRECTSCVRSGSCQLQDIARRLGITNIRYRSIYEPKKVDTSSPALIRDPNKCVLCGDCVRFCDEIQSIGAIDFAYRGHDAAVVPAFGRDLASTECVNCGQCAAVCPTGALAPASQIDQVWQAINDPRKVVVAQIAPAVRVAIGEEFGLEYGLTTTGQLVAAMKRMGFDTVYDTSFTADLTVVEEANEFIARKTNGERLPLFTSCCPGWVKFAEQYFPQLLGNLSTCRSPQQMMGSMVKHTLPGQVSRDPKDVVMVSIMPCTAKKFEAQRPEFQTNGTPDVDYVLTTQELARMIEQSGMSLENLHPASFDMPMGFKTGAGVIFGNSGGVTEAVLRYAVGKLTGQNPVDPEFEEIRGEDSLRIIRTEVGGMELQLAIVHGLAKAREVMNRILDGSLIVDLVEVMACPGGCIGGAGQPVSRDIALRRKKRAEAIYNTDRLLDLHCSQENHFVNECYQKYLGEPGSREAHRLLHTHYHHRRRTSAEEVALSKVVEESGAGMLAVRVCAGTGCFLRSSQGIIHGLMKYVEANDLSDKVLVQASFCFEKCGDGPNVAVGDNIISHATLEKVIEAVHAELAQAKQA; translated from the coding sequence ATGAAGACGACCACAGCCACCGTGACCATCGACGGCCGCAAAATTGCCATCGAGGGCGAAAAAAATTTGCTGGAACTGGTGCGGAAGGCCGGTATCGACCTGCCCACCTTCTGTTATCACTCCGATTTGAGCGTTTACGGAGCCTGCCGGCTCTGCTTGGTGGAGATCGAAGGACGCGGTATTCTCGGTGCCTGTTCCACCCCGCCTGAGAAGGGGATGGTGATTCGCACCAATACCCAGGAACTGCGCGAGATTCGCAAGATTTCCATTGAGTTACTCCTGGCCAACCACGACCGGGAATGCACCAGTTGTGTTCGCAGCGGTTCCTGTCAGCTGCAGGATATCGCCCGCCGTCTGGGGATCACCAACATCCGCTATCGTTCGATCTATGAACCGAAAAAGGTGGATACCTCCAGCCCGGCCTTGATCCGCGACCCCAACAAATGTGTGCTCTGCGGCGACTGCGTACGGTTCTGCGACGAGATCCAGTCAATCGGCGCGATCGATTTTGCCTACCGGGGCCATGATGCAGCCGTAGTGCCGGCTTTTGGTCGTGACCTGGCCTCCACCGAGTGTGTCAACTGCGGTCAGTGTGCTGCCGTCTGTCCCACCGGTGCCCTGGCCCCGGCCTCGCAGATCGATCAGGTCTGGCAGGCGATCAACGATCCCCGCAAGGTGGTCGTGGCCCAGATCGCCCCGGCGGTTCGGGTGGCCATCGGAGAGGAATTCGGCCTGGAGTACGGGCTCACCACCACCGGTCAGCTCGTGGCCGCGATGAAGCGGATGGGCTTTGACACGGTGTACGACACCAGTTTCACCGCCGATCTGACCGTGGTGGAAGAGGCTAACGAGTTCATCGCGCGCAAGACCAATGGAGAGCGACTCCCCCTGTTCACCAGCTGCTGTCCGGGCTGGGTCAAGTTTGCCGAGCAGTATTTTCCGCAGCTCCTGGGCAACCTGAGCACCTGCCGTTCCCCGCAGCAGATGATGGGATCCATGGTCAAACACACCCTGCCGGGCCAGGTCAGCCGTGACCCCAAGGATGTGGTCATGGTATCAATCATGCCCTGTACAGCGAAGAAGTTCGAGGCTCAGCGGCCTGAGTTTCAGACCAACGGTACCCCGGATGTTGACTACGTGCTCACCACCCAGGAACTGGCACGGATGATCGAGCAGTCGGGCATGAGCCTGGAGAATCTGCACCCCGCCAGCTTTGACATGCCCATGGGCTTCAAGACCGGCGCCGGTGTCATCTTCGGAAACAGCGGCGGCGTAACCGAGGCGGTACTCCGCTACGCGGTGGGCAAGCTCACCGGCCAAAATCCGGTTGATCCGGAGTTTGAAGAGATCCGCGGCGAGGACTCGTTGCGCATCATTCGCACCGAAGTCGGGGGCATGGAGTTGCAGCTGGCCATTGTTCACGGCTTGGCCAAGGCCAGAGAGGTGATGAACCGTATCCTCGACGGATCCCTGATTGTCGATCTGGTCGAGGTCATGGCCTGTCCGGGGGGCTGTATCGGCGGCGCCGGCCAGCCGGTGAGCCGTGATATAGCCCTGCGCCGTAAAAAACGGGCCGAGGCAATTTACAACACCGACCGCCTGCTTGATCTGCATTGCTCCCAGGAGAATCATTTCGTCAACGAGTGTTACCAGAAATACCTGGGCGAACCGGGCAGTCGCGAGGCGCATCGTCTGCTCCACACCCACTACCACCATCGTCGCCGCACCAGTGCCGAAGAGGTGGCTCTTTCCAAGGTTGTCGAGGAAAGTGGCGCAGGCATGCTGGCGGTGCGGGTCTGTGCCGGAACCGGCTGCTTCCTTCGGAGTTCCCAGGGAATCATCCACGGCCTGATGAAGTATGTCGAGGCCAACGACCTGAGTGACAAGGTCCTGGTGCAGGCCTCGTTCTGTTTTGAGAAGTGCGGCGACGGCCCCAATGTGGCGGTCGGAGACAACATTATCTCCCATGCCACCCTGGAAAAGGTGATTGAGGCGGTGCACGCAGAATTAGCCCAGGCAAAGCAGGCGTAG
- a CDS encoding aspartate ammonia-lyase, translated as MAQNRNETDSVGNLIIPGNPLWGIHTQRALENFPLSGRPVHPVLVRALGLVKLACARTNQRLGVWRENPNKAQAIIAACEEMAGGKLTDFIVVDRLQGGAGTSLNMNVNEVLANRALELLGLERGNATLISPLDDLNRHQSTNDVFPTALRVAALFLLADLEAKVVVLQEAFQAQEQRWAHVVKVARTEMQDAVLITAGRSFGAYAEAMNRDRWRISKCHERLRVVNLGGTAVGTGLTAPRRYIFEAVETLRECTGLGLARAENLVDATQNVDDFVEVSGILKAHAVSLLKITNDLRLLSSGPDAGLGEIRLPKRQAGSSIMPGKVNPVIPEAVSQAAMLVVGNDTALTLACSSGSLELNPFLPLVAHALLENLDLLSRADDILCRLCVQGIEVDQARCALNVENATAAATALVPALGHDKAAALAAKAAETGTSVRDLALEAGISASQYEQLTSATGVCRLGFVLPGGNTQGNTK; from the coding sequence ATGGCGCAGAACCGTAACGAGACCGATTCCGTCGGCAACCTGATTATTCCCGGCAATCCGTTGTGGGGTATCCATACCCAGCGGGCGTTGGAAAATTTTCCCCTTTCCGGCCGACCTGTCCACCCTGTGCTCGTTCGCGCCCTTGGTCTGGTCAAGCTGGCCTGTGCCCGCACCAATCAGCGCCTTGGCGTCTGGCGGGAAAACCCAAACAAGGCCCAGGCGATCATTGCGGCTTGCGAGGAGATGGCCGGGGGCAAATTGACCGACTTTATCGTTGTCGATCGTCTGCAGGGCGGTGCCGGGACCAGCCTCAACATGAACGTCAACGAGGTCCTTGCCAACCGGGCACTTGAACTGCTCGGTCTTGAACGCGGCAACGCCACGCTCATCAGCCCGCTTGACGATCTCAACCGCCACCAGTCGACCAACGATGTCTTTCCCACCGCCCTGCGCGTGGCCGCCCTCTTCTTGTTGGCGGATCTGGAGGCCAAGGTGGTGGTCCTGCAGGAGGCCTTTCAAGCCCAGGAGCAACGCTGGGCCCATGTGGTTAAGGTGGCCCGGACCGAGATGCAGGATGCGGTTTTGATCACCGCGGGCAGATCCTTTGGCGCCTATGCCGAGGCCATGAACCGTGATCGCTGGCGGATCTCCAAATGTCATGAACGGCTGCGGGTGGTCAATCTCGGCGGGACCGCCGTGGGAACAGGGCTAACCGCTCCCCGGCGCTACATCTTCGAGGCGGTCGAGACCCTGCGCGAATGCACCGGCCTGGGGCTGGCGCGGGCGGAAAACCTGGTCGACGCCACCCAGAACGTCGATGACTTTGTCGAGGTCTCCGGGATCCTCAAGGCCCATGCGGTAAGCCTGTTGAAAATCACAAACGATCTCCGTCTGCTCAGTTCCGGCCCGGATGCGGGCCTGGGCGAGATTCGCCTGCCCAAGCGCCAGGCCGGTTCCTCGATTATGCCGGGCAAGGTCAACCCGGTCATTCCCGAAGCAGTGAGCCAGGCGGCCATGCTGGTCGTGGGCAACGATACCGCCCTGACCCTGGCCTGTAGTTCAGGCAGCCTGGAGCTCAACCCCTTTTTGCCGCTGGTGGCGCATGCCTTGCTCGAGAATCTGGACCTACTCAGCCGTGCCGACGATATCCTCTGTCGTCTTTGCGTGCAAGGCATCGAGGTCGATCAGGCCCGTTGCGCCCTCAATGTGGAGAATGCCACCGCCGCCGCCACCGCCCTTGTACCGGCCCTCGGCCATGACAAGGCGGCGGCCCTTGCCGCCAAGGCAGCCGAGACAGGAACATCCGTACGTGATCTTGCCCTTGAGGCAGGAATCAGTGCATCGCAGTATGAACAGCTGACCAGCGCCACCGGTGTCTGCCGTCTTGGTTTTGTTCTCCCTGGCGGAAACACTCAAGGAAACACAAAATAG
- the hydF gene encoding [FeFe] hydrogenase H-cluster maturation GTPase HydF, whose product MSKQATPKGMRLHIGLFGRRNVGKSSLLNAITRQQAALVSAVAGTTTDPVEKPMELLPLGPVLFIDTAGIDDEGALGELRIERTRAVLDRTDLGILVTAEGQWGRFEAELLQALTSRDIPVVVVLNKVDRSGEAPFAEPLAVEKIPLVRTSALTGEGIGELKQQIIKHTPADFIINTVIVSDLVGPGETAILVVPIDKEAPKGRLILPQVQTIRDLLDGDSLCMVVKERELRHALAQLNRPPKLVVTDSQVFLKVAADVPAEVPLTSFSILFSRNKGDLLTQVEGAMAIDRLQPGDKVLMAEACSHHPIGEDIGTVKLPRWLTQYVGGQLEFTHVQGHDFPDNLPEYKLVIQCGSCMLNRREVLSRIMHCRAAGVPITNYGLAIAFSLGIFARALSPFPAALERLQSLTESTTGEF is encoded by the coding sequence ATGTCGAAGCAAGCAACTCCCAAAGGCATGCGCCTGCATATCGGTCTTTTCGGTCGCAGAAATGTGGGGAAATCCAGTCTGCTTAATGCCATTACCCGTCAACAGGCTGCCCTGGTCTCCGCAGTCGCCGGAACCACCACCGATCCTGTTGAAAAACCGATGGAGTTGCTGCCCCTGGGCCCGGTGCTCTTTATCGATACCGCCGGCATCGACGACGAGGGCGCCCTGGGCGAGCTGCGAATCGAGCGTACCCGGGCAGTCCTTGATCGTACCGATCTTGGGATACTGGTTACCGCTGAGGGCCAGTGGGGCCGGTTCGAGGCAGAGCTGCTCCAGGCCCTGACAAGCCGTGATATCCCGGTGGTGGTGGTACTCAACAAGGTGGACCGGTCCGGTGAGGCACCGTTTGCTGAACCGCTTGCCGTGGAGAAGATTCCCCTGGTACGAACATCCGCCTTGACCGGCGAAGGCATCGGCGAGCTCAAGCAGCAGATCATCAAACACACGCCTGCCGACTTCATCATCAACACCGTCATTGTCTCCGATCTGGTCGGCCCCGGGGAAACGGCGATCCTGGTGGTACCGATCGACAAGGAGGCCCCCAAGGGGCGGTTGATCCTGCCGCAGGTGCAGACCATTCGCGATCTGCTCGACGGCGATTCCCTGTGCATGGTGGTCAAGGAACGGGAGCTGCGTCATGCCCTCGCCCAGCTGAACAGACCTCCAAAACTGGTAGTGACCGATTCCCAGGTCTTTCTCAAAGTGGCAGCCGATGTGCCTGCCGAGGTGCCGCTGACCAGTTTTTCCATCCTCTTTTCGCGCAACAAAGGCGATCTGCTCACCCAGGTCGAAGGGGCCATGGCCATCGATCGGTTGCAGCCCGGCGACAAGGTGCTGATGGCCGAGGCCTGTTCCCATCATCCCATCGGCGAGGATATCGGCACGGTCAAGCTGCCCCGCTGGCTGACCCAGTACGTGGGCGGCCAGCTGGAGTTTACCCATGTACAGGGCCATGATTTTCCCGATAATCTGCCGGAATACAAACTGGTGATCCAGTGCGGCTCCTGCATGCTCAACCGCCGCGAGGTCCTCAGCCGGATCATGCACTGTCGTGCGGCCGGGGTGCCGATCACCAATTATGGCTTGGCGATTGCTTTCAGTCTGGGTATCTTTGCCCGGGCGCTCAGTCCCTTTCCCGCGGCCCTGGAACGGTTGCAATCCTTGACGGAATCGACCACCGGGGAATTTTGA